One segment of Macrotis lagotis isolate mMagLag1 chromosome 1, bilby.v1.9.chrom.fasta, whole genome shotgun sequence DNA contains the following:
- the B3GALT6 gene encoding beta-1,3-galactosyltransferase 6 — translation MKLPRLVCRHRAALALAGLALCGGALLWLARCAPDGPAGGGRAAAAAHAPAEGARAGERAFLAVLVLSAPAGAERRGAVRGTWLAGAGRPGPLADVWARFAVGTAGLGAAERRALEREQARHGDLLLLPHLRDAYENLTAKVLAAFAWLDAHLAFDFVLKADDDTFVRLAALRDELRAREPERRRRLYWGFFSGRGRVQAGGRWREAAWLLCDHYLPYALGGGYVLAAELVRFVSRSRDVLQRWRSEDVSLGAWLAPLDVRREHDPRFDTEYRSRGCSNQYLVTHKQSPDDMRAKQRSLARHGRLCPQEVRLRLSYIYDWDVPPSQCCRRREGIP, via the coding sequence ATGAAGCTGCCGCGGCTCGTGTGCCGGCACCGCGCGGCGCTGGCGCTGGCGGGCCTGGCGCTGTGCGGGGGCGCGCTGCTGTGGCTGGCCAGGTGCGCGCCCGACGGCCCGGCGGGGGGCGGGCGCGCGGCCGCCGCGGCGCATGCGCCGGCCGAGGGGGCCCGGGCCGGGGAGCGCGCCTTCCTGGCCGTGCTGGTGCTGAGCGCGCCCGCGGGCGCCGAGCGGCGCGGCGCCGTGCGCGGCACGTGGCTGGCGGGCGCCGGGCGGCCCGGGCCGCTGGCCGACGTGTGGGCGCGCTTCGCGGTGGGCACGGCCGGGCTGGGGGCGGCCGAGCGGCGCGCGCTGGAGCGCGAGCAGGCGCGGCACGGGGACCTGCTGCTGCTGCCGCACCTGCGCGACGCCTACGAGAACCTGACGGCCAAGGTGCTGGCCGCCTTCGCCTGGCTCGACGCGCACTTGGCCTTCGACTTCGTGCTCAAGGCCGACGACGACACGTTCGTGCGCCTGGCGGCCCTGCGCGACGAGCTGCGCGCGCGCGAGCCGGAGCGGCGCCGCCGCCTCTACTGGGGCTTCTTCTCCGGGCGCGGGCGCGTGCAGGCGGGCGGGCGCTGGCGCGAGGCGGCCTGGCTGCTGTGCGACCACTACCTGCCCTACGCGCTGGGCGGCGGCTACGTGCTGGCGGCCGAGCTGGTGCGCTTCGTCAGCCGCAGCCGCGACGTGCTGCAGCGCTGGCGCAGCGAGGACGTGTCGCTGGGCGCCTGGCTGGCGCCGCTGGACGTGCGCCGCGAGCACGACCCGCGCTTCGACACCGAGTACCGCTCGCGCGGCTGCAGCAACCAGTACCTGGTGACGCACAAGCAGAGCCCCGACGACATGCGCGCCAAGCAGCGCAGCCTGGCGCGCCACGGCCGCCTCTGCCCGCAGGAGGTGCGCCTGCGCCTCTCCTACATCTACGACTGGGACGTGCCGCCCTCGCAGTGCTGCCGGCGCCGCGAGGGCATCCCCTGA